In one Nicotiana sylvestris chromosome 8, ASM39365v2, whole genome shotgun sequence genomic region, the following are encoded:
- the LOC104230924 gene encoding uncharacterized protein — MAASYEYEDGGFQQQPDSAGYDPNFVPDSVKSFVVHLYRHIREKNVYEIHQMYESSFQTLSERMFKETPWPSVDAVAPYVDNDHVFCLLYREMWFRHLYARLSPTLKQRIDSWDNYCSLFQVVLHGVVNMQLPNQWLWDMVDEFVYQFQAFCQYRAKMKNKTAEEIALLKQYDQAWNVYGVLNFLQALVEKSTIIQILEREKEGLEEFTATDGYDYSGGSNVLKVLGYFSMIGLLRVHCLLGDYHTGLKCLRPIDITQQGVYTSVIGSHITTIYHYGFANLMLRRYVDAIQEFNKILLYIYKTKQYHQKSPQYEQILKKNEQMYALLAISLSLCPQVKLVEETVNSQLREKYGEKMARMQRYDDEAFALYDELFSYACPKFITPSAPSFEEPLVNYNQDAYRLQLKLFLYEVKQQQLLAGVRTFLKVYSTISLGKLANYMEVDEPTLRTILMTYKHKTHAVDSDGKITSNADVDFYIDEDMIRVVESKPAKKYGDYFLRQIVKLEGIMTDIDRIKLE, encoded by the exons ATGGCGGCATCGTACGAGTACGAAGACGGAGGTTTCCAACAGCAACCGGATTCAGCCGGGTACGACCCGAATTTTGTGCCGGATTCGGTAAAATCGTTCGTGGTTCATCTGTACAGGCACATTAGGGAGAAAAATGTTTACGAGATTCACCAGATGTACGAGTCCTCTTTTCAGACTTTAAGCGAGCGTATGTTCAAGGAAACTCCATGGCCTTCAGTTGATGCCGTTGCGCCTTACGTTGATAACGACCACGTTTTCTGCTTGCTATACCGTGAAATGTGGTTCCGTCACTTGTACGCTAGGCTTTCTCCTACTCTTAAACAGCGGATTGATTCTTGGGATAATTATTGCAGCCTTTTTCag GTTGTGCTGCATGGTGTGGTGAACATGCAATTGCCAAATCAGTGGTTGTGGGACATGGTAGATGAGTTTGTATACCAATTCCAGGCATTCTGTCAATACCGTGCAAAGATGAAGAACAAAACTGCGGAGGAGATTGCATTGCTGAAGCAATATGACCAG GCTTGGAATGTCTACGGTGTCCTCAATTTCTTACAAGCCCTTGTAGAGAAATCTACGATAATCCAAATATTGGAGAGGGAGAAGGAAGGTCTTGAAGAGTTTACTGCTACTGATGGGTATGATTACAGTGGTGGAAGTAATGTCTTGAAGGTTTTGGGTTATTTCAGCATGATAGGCTTGCTCAGAGTTCATTGTCTGTTGGGTGATTATCATACTGGCCTGAAGTGCTTGCGTCCAATTGACATAACTCAACAAGGTGTTTACACCAGTGTTATTGGGAGCCACATAACCACAATTTATCACTACGGCTTTGCTAATCTTATGTTGAGGAG GTATGTAGACGCTATCCAAGAATTTAACAAAATCCTTCTATATATTTATAAGACAAAGCAGTATCACCAGAAGTCACCCCAGTACGAGCAGATACTGAAGAAAAATGAGCAGATGTATGCTCTGTTGGCTATATCTTTGTCACTGTGCCCTCAAGTGAAACTTGTTGAAGAAACTGTCAATTCTCAATTAAGGGAGAAGTATGGTGAGAAGATGGCGAGAATGCAAAGATATGATGATGAGGCTTTTGCCCTCTATGATGAACTCTTCTCATATGCATGTCCAAAGTTCATTACTCCCTCTGCTCCAAGTTTTGAGGAGCCTCTTGTAAATTACAACCAG GATGCGTATAGGCTACAGTTGAAGCTCTTCCTTTATGAAGTGAAGCAGCAACAATTGTTAGCTGGTGTTAGGACCTTTTTGAAAGTCTATTCAACAATCTCCCTGGGGAAGCTTGCAAATTACATGGAAGTGGATGAACCCACTTTAAG GACAATTTTGATGACATACAAGCACAAAACACATGCTGTCGATTCCGATGGGAAGATAACTTCTAATGCTGATGTGGACTTCTACATTGATGAA GACATGATCCGCGTAGTAGAATCTAAACCCGCCAAGAAGTATGGAGATTACTTCTTGCGTCAGATTGTGAAG CTTGAAGGGATCATGACTGATATTGACAGGATAAAGCTGGAGTAA